The genome window catcccgcagttacatcatacttattacaaagccattccaccgctcatcgatccacgaattccactcgtagggacattatcggacatatgagtctaaatatatatgttacaactgaagctaccgagccaaaactacggtttaaacctgacctcaagtcctctagactagcccatcaccaaaacacataatacacatctcgaacctcgttcatagaattacaagccggcgatgcacaactgatttCCCATATATGACAACTCATAAATGTCCTCTAATACACCATAGTACTCCTTAAAGTCTGAATCATCTCCTCTCACAAGAACTCTATTGTTCTGCGTTTTTCTTCTTGATTCAAGATCTTTTGTTTGGAATCTAAATTCATTCACCATCAATGTGGAATATCGATGCACCACTGGTCCAGGACCGATTGCTAAGCTTATGAGCTCATTATTAGCATTTTCTTGTGCAGCTAATTGCAAGATCTACAAAGTAAGACAAATAACTCCCTCTTAACCAATAATATAATAGGATAATCACAAAGTATTCAAAATGAGATTTGATTCAACACTTACATGTGCACGAAACCAAATTGTAAAGTCATTGTTATCCCTTTCATCTCTTCTTTAACTTTGTCTTTCAATCTCTTTTGTATGTTGCCTGCATTTAGATAGAATTATTTAAGAGAATGAATGAATTATTCAAATCTGAAATCAAATCCGAAATTATCTCAGAATTGATTAAAAAATAGAAACTTACTCCATGAATGAACAAACCTCTTCACAATTTTGAAGAACATACATACATGCTTGTTTAAACGCATCATGAGATAACGTGATGGTTTTTGAACCACCTTTTGTTTGCCTACTATTTTTAAAGATGGACATTTCAGCATTTGACACGGATTTATCGCCATTCCTAGCCGGTCTATTAAACTTGGTTGAGATATTCTTTAAGTAtcatgagcaaaatgtgaggcttTCTTCTGCCAAATAACCTTCTGCAATTGAACCTTCTGGATAATTTTGGTTTCGAACATAAGACTTAAGTGTTCCCATATACCTGTATGCAAATGattagttaatataattaatGTGTCATTCTAAAACTTTAGTattaaaatttatatgaaaaataCATTACCTCTCGAAAGGGTACATCCATCGAGTTTGAACTGGTCTACCAAGCTTTGCCTCTCTTGCCAAGTGAATTGGCAAATGAACCATAACATCAAAGAACGCCGGAAGAAAAACAATTTGAAGTTTGCATAATATGATAGGAATTTCAGCCTCTAAGATATCAAGATCTTCAATTGTCAAGCACTTAGAGCATAGATTCTTGAAAATATTTCCTAATGCTATAATTGGTTCACACACTTCTTTAGGCAACAAGCCACGTATAGCTACTGGAAAAATATCTTGCAACAATACGTGGTGATCATGACTTTTCAATCCATGTATTCTTTTGTCTTGTATGTTGACGCATCTTGAAATGTTTGATGAAAAGGCATCAGGAACCTTCAAATTAGCAAAGAAAGTGTATGCCTTCAACTTCTCATTGGGGGATAATGCATAGCATGCTGCCGGTAATAAAACATTGTTCCCATCCTCAACTGGGTGCAACCCTTGCCTGATTCCAAAATCCACCAAGTCATATCTACTTTTCACCGTGTCCTTCGTCTTTCCAGTCATATTCATCACAGTAGATACAATATTATCAGACACATTTCTTTCTATGTGCATTACATCTATAAGTTATGTCATAACATAAGAGTCTTCCAATAAGGcaatttgaaaaaaatacttttcttcctccaattgtAAGCGTCATTGGGAACATTACGCTTTCGCTTTTGCCCTTTACCATAAGTCACATTTCTCAAACTTTGTAATTGCTCAAGTGCTTTGTCACCTGTTATGGGATTAGGTGCAACACCCATCTCTATTTTTTCATCAAATAACCTCCTATTTTTACGCCATGGATGGTCCATTGGAAGAAAGCGACGATGACCCATATAACACAACTTATTACGTAAAGAAACCGATTGTGTATCTTTATGGCAACAAGGACATGCAAGTTTACCTTTGGTTGACCATCCTGAAAGGTTCCCATATGCAGAAAAATTATTAATAGTCCACATGATAGCCACACGCATCATAAAATTAGTTTTTAGAGTATGCATCATAAGTCTCCACCCCCTGCCATAAGTTTTTTAACTCTTCAATCATTGGTTGCAAGTATACATCTATATCATTGCCTAGAGACTTAGGACCTGAGATAAGAAGTGTCATCATGAAATATGGATCCTTCATGCAATCCCATGGTAGAAAATTATATGGAACTAATATGACTGGCCAAATGCTATGACTAGTACTCATGTTCCCATAAGGCTGGAAGCCGTCACTTACTAAACCTAATCGAACATTTCTTGATTCAGCTGAAAAGGTTGGATGGAGCTCATCAAAAGATTTCCAAGCCATGCCATCAGATGGATGtcgcaatacaccatcatcaATATTTTGCTCCTTGTGCCACCTCATCTTTTTTGTTGTCTCTCTTGCCATGTACAATCTCTGTAGTCTTGGTTTGATTGGAAAATGTCGCAATACTTTATTAGCTACTTTCTTGCCTCCAGTATCTTTTGACTTCCATCTAGACTTACTGTACTTAGGACATGATTCGGCATTGGCATACTCTCTTCAATATAAAATACAATCATTATCACATGCATCTATTTTGGTATAACCCAAGCCTAAGTCTTGAAGTACCTTCTTCGCTTCATAAAAAGAATATGGTACAAATGACCCCTCTGGAAGAACTTCTTTAAAGAATCTCAACAATGCATCCATCGATTTGTTGCTCCAATGACTAAGGCTCTTCAAGTGAAGTAGTCTAACTACAAAAGACACTTTGATACTTTTTTACAACCAGAATAAAGTTCTTTCTCAGAATCTTCCAACAATTTGTAGAACTTTTTCGCATGCACATTTGGCTCTTTATTTACCTCTTGATAATTATTCATATTCTCCATATTTGTAACTCCACAAGCATCATGAATCATTTCTGGAATATCATCTGTTTCAACAGTATCATCATCTGCTTCAACATTGCATACATCATTAGAATTTTCAACTCTTACTAATACTTCTCCATGCAAGTCTCACACTTTATAACTGTCCCAAAAACCTTTTCCCACCAAGTCTCTTCTTACTTGGATTCTTGTCTTGAACGCAGTATTTCTACACCCTTTACAAGGACACCGAATTACAGAGCTCATATTTGGTTGACTGTATGCCCAACCAAGAAAGTCATCTATTCCTTTAATATACCTTTTGTCACATCTATCCCTAATATTCAACCAACTTTTATCCATATCTTTTCTACAAAAAGAAAAGCAATCAATTAACCAATTAAAGGGAATCAATAATCAAAGCAAACCAATTATAAGCAAGTATTGAACTCAATGATTCTACACGAGTATAAATCAATAATGGAAACACAAGCTATATAAATAATGTTTGAACTGAATAATTCTACACACGTACACACACTAGGATATAGGACAtcaatattttttataataatgAGAATACATTAGATAtgctaaaaaataattaaataccaTAAAATGGTCTTATAGAAGACAAGTCCCAAAAAGAATCAATTCAGTTGTCATGTAAGGTTAGACTAAGTTTATTTTCCCCTTTTCAAAAGGTTAAGAACCTCTTGTCTAGCTTTAAATGTCATGAATGAACTCCATTAAGACTCATAGTTCAGAAGACGATTTAATATAGAGTTCGTTAAATTAACACATGTAATCATTTTGTATTATCGGTAAAACTAAAATAGATTAGTTAATGAAATTTCAATGAAGACAAACACTCATACTGAgaaagaacatatattataaaatataggGAATGAAACTAATACTCATGCAACTCCAACTTGGCCCAAGAGTCGAGCTCTGGCCAAAATTTCTTAAGTTAAGACCCCTGCAAATCATAAATCATACAAAGACATACCAAAAGAAATAGGCATCTCGGAGAGATTCACCACAAAAATTAGACTAACTTTTTTTATTTCCTAATCACAGAGAGCAAGCATATATCTTTTGTCCAAAATTGATctattaaccatctgaaatccacccgaggcccccgggacctcaaccaaacccaccaacaaatcctaaaatatcatacaaactcgcttgaagtgtcaaatcacatcaaacaataataaaatcatgaatcgcgcattgattcaatcctaatgaacttatgaacttctaacttctacattcgatggcgaaatctatcaaatcaagtccggttaacctaaaattttgcacacaagtcacaaatgacacaacggacctactccaatttccgaaaCTCCAATCTGAGCCAGGTAACCACAaggtcaaccctcggtcaaacttttaaattttcaaagattctaattttccaattttcgccgtttcaagcctaattcaactacgaacctccaaatcactatcctgactcgctcctaagtccaaaatatctaactgagctaacggaaccatcaaattTCCATTCCGGAGTTATTTACACAAAATTCACATCCGGTCAACCTCTTCAACTTAAGCGTTCAAccattgagactaagtgtctcatcacATTctaaaacatccccggaaccgaaccaaatactccagcaagtcacataacaattattaagcataaaatgagtaataaattggggaacagggctacaactctcaaaatgaccgaccgggtcgttacaactctATAACACATTAAGAGTCATCTGTAAAATAGATATGCACCAACTTTAACTTCCTACATCTTGGATGATAGTTAAAGTTGGGATTATGCTGCAATTGCTTGAGGGTCCTGTTAAAATATTCCATAGACAATACAAAAAGGTAAGAAGACATAGGGCCCCCTACCTTAGCCCATTTTTGCCACAAACTTAGGAGTAAGTCCTCCATTAATCACTAGGGAGTAGCTTACTGTAGTGACACATTCCATATTCAGATCCACATATTTTCCAAGCAAGCCAAATTCTAACAGTACACTCTTGAGGAACCCCCACTCTACTGAATCATATGCATTCCTTATGTCAACTTTAATAAGGCATATAGGTGACAGTCCTTTCTGACTATAGCCTTTAACCAGTTCATGAGCCAATGTAACATTGTCTAGAATACTTCTCTTTTCTATAAAAGTTGATTGGGATGGCCCAACCAAAAACTCCACTACTAGTTTTAATTTGGCAGTAAGAATCTTTTCTATGAGCTTGTAAATGGTAGTGCAACAAGCTATAGGCCTATATTCCTTCACATGAGTTGGATTGGGAACCTTGGGTACTAATGTTATGGTAGTGCAGTTGATCTCTCTCAAGAGTTTTCCATTGTCAAGGAATTATAATATAGCCTGAGTGACTTCCTCCCCTATTATTTTCCAATACTCTTTAAAAACTCTGCAGTGAACCCATCTATTCCAGGAGACTTATCATTAGGTAGATCCCTTAATGTCTGGAGTACTTCTATTCTAGTGACATGTTGAATAAGATCTTATTGTTGTTCCCTTTGTAGACATGGTCCATCCTTAGCAAAGTAAGTGTTAGGATAAGGCAGCTCTTGAGCACTGGTTACCAACAGACCTTGACAAAAATCTGTGAATTCTTTCTGCACTTGTGTATGTTCTGTTAGTTCACTCCTTGGTCATTCCATATAGATACAATACTATTCCTCGCTTGTCCAACTTTGAGTTGAGCATAGAAGAACTTAGAATTGGAGTTTCCGTGATTGATCCAGACAACTTTGGATTTCTGTCTAAGTACTCTTTCATGAATATTAGACCACCTCTTTAGTTCCAGTAGAATCTTTTTCTCTTCCAGAATCAAGTGGGGGTTGTAGGGATCATTCTCTAGCTCACCCTGTGCATCATTTAGCTTTGCTTGTAACTCCTCAAGTCTGTGGTCCAAGGATGACATCTCTTTATTCATTTGTTTAGTTACAAACTCAATATGCTTCAGCTTCTTACATACTCTATACATAGCATGCCCAATTATGTTAACCTCCCAAGCAGTTTGAGTAGCCTCTTTGAATGTTTATTGTTGTAATAAGAGATTTAGTAACCTAAAAGGCTTGGGTAGCCTCTATTTAGACACTATAGTAGAGATATGGATAGGTGAATGATCTGAGCAGTTCGAATTAAGGTAACTAGCTTCCAGATTACCATAATTGTTGAACCATTAAGCATTGCCAAAAGCCCAATCAATTAGGCTATAGATTCTATCCTCAAGGTCTCTCCTATTACTCCATGAAAATTGGCAGCCCTTCCTTCTAATTTGGCCAAGTCCAACTTCATCTATGCATTCCTGAAAatcttttatttatatttttatgtgATGCTGCAGGAAATGACAGGAATTGGA of Nicotiana tomentosiformis chromosome 7, ASM39032v3, whole genome shotgun sequence contains these proteins:
- the LOC104106204 gene encoding uncharacterized protein, translating into MHIERNVSDNIVSTVMNMTGKTKDTVKSRYDLVDFGIRQGLHPVEDGNNVLLPAACYALSPNEKLKAYTFFANLKVPDAFSSNISRCVNIQDKRIHGLKSHDHHVLLQDIFPVAIRGLLPKEVCEPIIALGNIFKNLCSKCLTIEDLDILEAEIPIILCKLQIVFLPAFFDVMVHLPIHLAREAKLGRPVQTRWMYPFERYMGTLKSYVRNQNYPEGSIAEGYLAEESLTFCS